In Gimesia benthica, a single window of DNA contains:
- the bufB gene encoding MNIO family bufferin maturase, with the protein MTEQRLGHENLGLGVGLRTVHFSHILEHQPQVDWFEIISENFMDSQGRPRHVLEQIAERYPIVMHGVSLSIGSTDPLNRDYLHKLKKLADSVNARWISDHVCWTGVAGRNTHDLLPIPYTEATLTHIVERIRTVQEILERPLILENPSSYLEFQDSTMSECEFICRMAEEADCGLLLDVNNVYVSSVNHEFDPVAYVESIPAERVVQCHLAGHTNCGTHLIDTHNGHVVNPVWNLFQLLHQRTGGVATLLEWDADIPPFPTVHAEVLKARQYMDENLVIPAQDPPESGSIHSEAIPHPAAFIAAEFE; encoded by the coding sequence ATGACAGAGCAGCGTCTTGGACATGAAAACCTCGGACTGGGAGTCGGTCTGCGAACCGTTCACTTCTCACACATTCTTGAACATCAGCCGCAAGTCGACTGGTTCGAAATCATTTCCGAAAACTTCATGGATTCGCAGGGACGCCCCCGCCACGTTCTGGAGCAGATCGCAGAACGCTACCCGATCGTTATGCACGGGGTCTCCCTCTCAATCGGCAGCACTGATCCCCTCAATCGGGACTATCTCCATAAACTGAAAAAACTGGCCGACTCAGTTAACGCCCGCTGGATTTCAGACCATGTCTGCTGGACGGGAGTGGCAGGTCGGAACACCCACGACCTGCTGCCGATTCCCTATACTGAAGCGACGCTGACACATATCGTCGAACGAATTCGTACTGTTCAGGAGATTCTTGAACGGCCCCTGATTCTCGAAAATCCGAGCAGTTATCTTGAGTTTCAGGATTCGACCATGAGTGAGTGTGAATTTATCTGTCGCATGGCGGAAGAAGCCGATTGTGGACTGCTGCTGGATGTCAATAACGTCTATGTTTCGAGCGTGAATCATGAATTTGATCCCGTCGCTTACGTAGAGTCAATTCCGGCAGAACGCGTCGTGCAGTGTCACCTGGCGGGCCACACGAACTGTGGCACGCATCTGATTGATACCCACAACGGCCATGTGGTCAATCCGGTCTGGAACCTGTTTCAATTGCTACATCAGCGTACGGGAGGCGTGGCAACACTGCTGGAATGGGACGCCGACATTCCGCCTTTCCCGACCGTGCATGCGGAAGTCTTAAAAGCTCGACAATACATGGATGAAAATCTGGTCATTCCAGCTCAGGATCCCCCGGAAAGCGGGTCTATCCACTCTGAGGCAATCCCGCATCCGGCTGCATTTATCGCGGCGGAATTCGAATGA
- a CDS encoding DUF255 domain-containing protein, with the protein MRARNLLVLTLSFVFLQSFTPALRADEISWQTNLKQAALQARAQEKSMFIQIGASWCGYCHKMDKETFKDQKVIKHINSCFIPLRVDADENPEFVEAIGVAGLPTTVIISPELKVVKKLSGYVAAREMSGHLQKICLVNHEQAAPAKTQTAEIKKMSQKEVTPEFAFKRVCLVSMLDDQELREGNAKFTSEFKGRKICFASREHKQRFDANPMEYWPAFDGQCRVSKLERNQSVEGDPYAGGVYRERLVFFSSDAERERFTSNPSYYLAR; encoded by the coding sequence ATGCGCGCCAGGAACTTACTCGTTCTGACATTAAGTTTTGTTTTTCTTCAGTCTTTCACTCCCGCCTTAAGAGCGGATGAAATCAGCTGGCAAACCAACCTGAAGCAGGCTGCCCTGCAGGCCCGTGCTCAGGAAAAATCGATGTTCATTCAGATTGGAGCCAGCTGGTGTGGCTACTGTCATAAAATGGATAAGGAAACCTTCAAAGATCAGAAGGTAATTAAGCACATCAATTCCTGCTTCATCCCTCTTCGCGTGGATGCAGATGAAAATCCGGAATTCGTAGAAGCCATCGGTGTCGCCGGTCTGCCTACAACGGTCATTATTTCTCCCGAGCTGAAGGTGGTCAAAAAGCTGTCAGGTTATGTGGCTGCCCGCGAAATGTCGGGACACCTGCAGAAAATCTGCCTGGTAAATCATGAGCAGGCTGCTCCTGCGAAAACCCAGACAGCCGAAATCAAGAAAATGAGCCAGAAGGAAGTGACTCCCGAGTTTGCTTTCAAACGGGTCTGTCTGGTCAGCATGCTCGACGATCAGGAGCTGCGGGAAGGGAATGCGAAGTTCACTTCAGAATTCAAGGGACGTAAGATTTGCTTTGCTTCGCGTGAACATAAACAGAGGTTTGATGCGAACCCGATGGAATACTGGCCGGCTTTCGATGGCCAGTGTCGTGTATCGAAACTGGAACGAAATCAATCTGTCGAAGGTGATCCCTACGCAGGGGGCGTCTATCGGGAACGTCTGGTGTTCTTCTCCAGTGATGCAGAGCGGGAACGCTTTACATCAAATCCCTCTTATTACCTGGCACGGTAA
- a CDS encoding HvfC/BufC N-terminal domain-containing protein: MSQQPRHLDQIQRWMQAVITWPGEIQDGIASEDAQSAIPLNPDELETVITRSSQLTSQERIGIYANAYYARLLECLSEEYPALIAVLGETAFGAFCMQYLQSCPSTSYTLGDLGAQFPEFLSENRPAREQTDEPDWTDFLVEVATLERLYSEVFDGPGIEQTPLLTPEKLNSLSPEEWPELKLQLAPCFRLCRFHYPAHEFITSVRKAEEPAIPAPQTTWLAITRRNFIVRRESISEPEYLLLSQLQEGVRIGEAIAVLVEAKLLDPEDLVAHLHEWFRHWTAAAFIIGFTTE; encoded by the coding sequence ATGAGTCAGCAACCTCGCCATCTGGATCAGATTCAGCGCTGGATGCAGGCTGTAATTACCTGGCCGGGAGAAATCCAGGACGGAATTGCTTCAGAAGATGCGCAGTCTGCGATCCCTCTGAATCCTGATGAACTCGAAACTGTGATTACCCGCTCCAGTCAATTGACCAGTCAGGAACGAATCGGAATCTATGCCAACGCCTATTACGCCCGGTTACTGGAATGCCTGAGTGAGGAATACCCGGCACTGATCGCTGTTCTGGGAGAGACCGCGTTTGGGGCTTTCTGCATGCAATATCTGCAGTCATGCCCCTCAACCAGTTATACCCTGGGGGATTTGGGCGCCCAGTTCCCTGAATTCCTGTCAGAAAACAGACCGGCTCGGGAACAGACAGACGAACCGGACTGGACCGATTTCCTCGTGGAAGTCGCAACGCTGGAGCGACTTTACAGCGAAGTCTTTGATGGACCGGGCATCGAACAGACACCTCTGTTGACACCGGAAAAACTGAACTCCCTCTCTCCCGAAGAGTGGCCTGAACTGAAACTGCAGTTAGCGCCCTGCTTCCGACTGTGCCGGTTCCACTATCCTGCGCACGAATTCATCACCAGTGTCCGGAAGGCAGAAGAACCAGCCATTCCGGCCCCCCAGACCACCTGGCTGGCGATCACCCGCCGCAACTTTATTGTCCGACGCGAGAGCATTTCCGAGCCTGAATACTTACTGCTTTCACAATTGCAGGAGGGAGTGAGAATCGGAGAAGCGATCGCCGTGCTGGTAGAAGCAAAACTGCTGGATCCGGAAGATCTCGTCGCTCATCTGCACGAGTGGTTTCGCCACTGGACTGCCGCGGCCTTCATCATTGGATTTACAACTGAGTAA
- a CDS encoding peptidoglycan recognition protein family protein translates to MKGIIMCCVAMLPAFEIAGCTQRNSLPPVTINSPAPMPAPQYPAQAAKPAPTGPLFTTPPTIAIEPSNPWKPESEVRDWEYIVIHHTASSSGSVESIHELHSKKKDKSGNSWLGIGYHFVIGNGNGMPDGEIESTFRWREQMHGAHAGNNAYNQKGIGICLVGNFENEPPTDAQMAAVKKLVGVLKAEYNISSQNVQGHRDVKATACPGKYFPMSEVASAVDLPVLGSTSPPDPTKKPEIELAQE, encoded by the coding sequence ATGAAGGGCATCATCATGTGTTGTGTTGCAATGTTGCCAGCCTTTGAAATCGCGGGATGTACGCAACGGAACTCCCTGCCTCCTGTAACTATTAATTCCCCTGCTCCCATGCCAGCCCCTCAATACCCGGCTCAAGCAGCAAAGCCAGCTCCTACCGGGCCCCTGTTCACCACGCCTCCGACGATTGCAATCGAACCGTCCAACCCCTGGAAACCTGAATCAGAGGTGCGTGACTGGGAATATATTGTGATTCACCACACTGCGTCGTCTTCAGGCAGTGTCGAAAGCATTCACGAACTGCACAGCAAGAAAAAGGATAAATCCGGTAATTCCTGGCTGGGAATCGGTTATCACTTCGTGATTGGCAATGGCAATGGTATGCCTGACGGAGAGATCGAATCCACCTTCCGCTGGCGTGAGCAGATGCATGGAGCCCATGCGGGAAATAATGCCTACAACCAGAAAGGGATCGGGATCTGTCTGGTTGGAAATTTTGAAAATGAACCTCCCACAGACGCACAAATGGCTGCTGTGAAGAAGCTCGTGGGAGTACTCAAAGCGGAATACAATATCTCCAGCCAGAACGTACAGGGACACCGCGATGTGAAAGCGACCGCCTGCCCGGGGAAATACTTCCCCATGAGCGAAGTCGCCTCCGCCGTTGACCTGCCTGTGCTCGGATCAACGTCCCCACCTGATCCCACGAAAAAACCTGAGATCGAACTGGCTCAGGAATAG